The Chroicocephalus ridibundus chromosome 3, bChrRid1.1, whole genome shotgun sequence genome has a segment encoding these proteins:
- the SMPDL3A gene encoding acid sphingomyelinase-like phosphodiesterase 3a isoform X1 codes for MELRGEGAGRLALGLALLCSALEAAPAGPQPRAAVGQFWHVSDLHLDPTYHVTPDRTKVCSSSKGANASNPGPFGDFLCDSPYQLILSAFAFMKDSKQQVSFMIWTGDSPPHVPVKELSTKLVISIIGNMSSTIRNFFPDLQVFPALGNHDYWPQDQLPVTTSEVYNAVADFWKPWLTDEAINTFRKGGFYTQLFESSDSSQPLRIISLNTNLYYSPNSVTVNITDPANQFAWLEGILEASSQKKEKVYIIGHVPIGYLPYARNTTAIREHYNERLVKIFRKYSSVIAGQFFGHTHRDSIMVLLDEEENPVNSLFVAPAVTPVKNVWQMESNNPSVRLYQYDLLDYSLLDLWQFYLDLRDANMKNESNWKLEYIFTKAYGIEDLKPESLYEMAKQLSVPHSTLFEQYYSNFIVSYDKTIVCEEGCKTCQVCAIQYLDYSSYTDCISREAAWR; via the exons ATGGAGCTGCGGGGGGAAGGCGCCGGCCGCTTGGCCCTCGGCCTGGCGCTGCTCTGCTCGGCGCTGGAGGCGGCGCCGGccggcccgcagccccgcgccgctGTGG ggCAGTTCTGGCATGTATCTGACCTACATTTAGATCCGACTTACCATGTTACCCCTGATCGCACCAAAGTTTGCTCTTCTTCCAAAGGAGCTAATGCCTCCAACCCAGGCCCTTTTGGAGACTTTTTGTGTGATTCTCCATATCAGCTTATTTTGTCAGCATTTGCATTCATGAAGGATTCAAAACAGCAGGTTTCATTCATGATTTGGACGGG AGATAGCCCTCCTCATGTTCCTGTAAAAGAACTCTCCACAAAGTTGGTCATTAGCATCATTGGCAATATGAGTTCTACAATTCGTAATTTCTTTCCAGATCTTCAGGTTTTCCCAGCCTTGGGCAATCATGACTACTGGCCACAG GATCAGCTTCCTGTAACTACCAGTGAAGTTTACAATGCTGTAGCAGATTTCTGGAAACCCTGGCTAACGGATGAAGCAATCAATACCTtcagaaaag GTGGCTTCTACACACAGCTGTTTGAATCCAGTGATAGCTCTCAACCACTCAGGATAATCAGTCTGAACACAAATTTATATTACAGCCCCAACAGTGTAACTGTGAATATCACTGACCCAGCCAACCAGTTTGCCTGGCTGGAGGGAATACTAGAAGCCtcttcacaaaagaaggaaaag GTATATATAATAGGACATGTTCCAATAGGATACTTGCCATATGCAAGGAATACTACAGCTATCAGGGAGCATTACAATGAGAGACTGGTAAAGATATTCCGCAAATACAGTAGTGTTATTGCGGGTCAGTTTTTTGGACATACACATAGAGATAGTATCATGGTCCTCCTGGATGAAGAAG AAAACCCAGTAAATTCCTTGTTTGTGGCACCTGCTGTAACCCCAGTGAAGAATGTATGGCAAATGGAATCCAATAACCCCAGTGTCAGATTGTATCAATATGATCTTCTTGATTATAGCTTGCTG gatCTTTGGCAGTTTTACTTGGACCTCAGAGATGCCAACATGAAAAATGAATCGAACTGGAAATTAGAATACATCTTTACTAAAGCTTACGGCATTGAAGACTTGAAGCCAGAAAGCCTATATGAAATGGCCAAGCAGTTGTCTGTGCCACACAGCACACTGTTTGAGCAGTATTACAGTAACTTCATTGTGAGTTATGACAAAACCATTGTCTGTGAAGAGGGGTGCAAGACCTGCCAAGTATGTGCAATCCAATATTTGGATTACTCCTCATACACAGATTGTATCAGTCGGGAAGCAGCATGGAGATAA
- the FABP7 gene encoding fatty acid-binding protein, brain yields MREGSGSPARVQRESVPGKGAAAAMVEAFCATWKLVDSHNFDEYMKALGVGFATRQVGNVTKPTVIISSEGDKVVIRTQSTFKNTEISFKLGEEFDETTPDDRNCKSVVTLDGDKLVHVQKWDGKETNFVREIKDGKMVMTLTFGDVVAVRHYEKA; encoded by the exons ATGAGGGAAGGCAGCGGCTCTCCCGCCCGGGTCCAGAGGGAATCGGTACCCGGGAaaggggcggccgccgccatggTCGAGGCTTTTTGCGCCACCTGGAAGCTGGTGGACAGCCACAACTTCGACGAGTACATGAAGGCGCTGG GAGTGGGGTTTGCAACACGGCAGGTGGGGAATGTGACTAAACCCACTGTGATTATCAGCAGCGAGGGGGACAAAGTCGTGATCAGGACTCAAAGCACTTTCAAAAACACAGAAATCAGCTTTAAACTTGGAGAGGAATTTGATGAAACTACCCCCGACGACAGAAACTGCAAA TCAGTTGTGACCCTGGATGGAGACAAGCTAGTGCACGTACAGAAGTGGGACGGCAAAGAGACAAACTTTGTGAGAGAAATCAAGGATGGCAAAATGGTAATG ACTCTCACCTTTGGTGATGTGGTTGCTGTTCGCCACTATGAGAAAGCGTAG
- the PKIB gene encoding cAMP-dependent protein kinase inhibitor beta, with product MTDVEPVVTDFAASGRAGRRNALPDILGSPAGAGTSDLPHKLAELSVSEDEGAEGGEVPSSKALLESQEAEGKSNDS from the exons ATGACTGATGTGGAGCCTGTGGTCACAGATTTTGCAGCATCAGGACGGGCAGGCCGCCGGAACGCCTTACCAGACATTTTGGgctctcctgctggtgctggaaCTTCAGACCTGCCACACAAACTGGCTGAGCTCTCCGTTTCAGAAG atgaaggagcagagggtGGAGAAGTGCCATCATCCAAAGCCTTGCTGGAAAGTCAAGAGGCggaaggaaaaagcaatgatTCCTAA
- the SMPDL3A gene encoding acid sphingomyelinase-like phosphodiesterase 3a isoform X2, producing the protein MSSTIRNFFPDLQVFPALGNHDYWPQDQLPVTTSEVYNAVADFWKPWLTDEAINTFRKGGFYTQLFESSDSSQPLRIISLNTNLYYSPNSVTVNITDPANQFAWLEGILEASSQKKEKVYIIGHVPIGYLPYARNTTAIREHYNERLVKIFRKYSSVIAGQFFGHTHRDSIMVLLDEEENPVNSLFVAPAVTPVKNVWQMESNNPSVRLYQYDLLDYSLLDLWQFYLDLRDANMKNESNWKLEYIFTKAYGIEDLKPESLYEMAKQLSVPHSTLFEQYYSNFIVSYDKTIVCEEGCKTCQVCAIQYLDYSSYTDCISREAAWR; encoded by the exons ATGAGTTCTACAATTCGTAATTTCTTTCCAGATCTTCAGGTTTTCCCAGCCTTGGGCAATCATGACTACTGGCCACAG GATCAGCTTCCTGTAACTACCAGTGAAGTTTACAATGCTGTAGCAGATTTCTGGAAACCCTGGCTAACGGATGAAGCAATCAATACCTtcagaaaag GTGGCTTCTACACACAGCTGTTTGAATCCAGTGATAGCTCTCAACCACTCAGGATAATCAGTCTGAACACAAATTTATATTACAGCCCCAACAGTGTAACTGTGAATATCACTGACCCAGCCAACCAGTTTGCCTGGCTGGAGGGAATACTAGAAGCCtcttcacaaaagaaggaaaag GTATATATAATAGGACATGTTCCAATAGGATACTTGCCATATGCAAGGAATACTACAGCTATCAGGGAGCATTACAATGAGAGACTGGTAAAGATATTCCGCAAATACAGTAGTGTTATTGCGGGTCAGTTTTTTGGACATACACATAGAGATAGTATCATGGTCCTCCTGGATGAAGAAG AAAACCCAGTAAATTCCTTGTTTGTGGCACCTGCTGTAACCCCAGTGAAGAATGTATGGCAAATGGAATCCAATAACCCCAGTGTCAGATTGTATCAATATGATCTTCTTGATTATAGCTTGCTG gatCTTTGGCAGTTTTACTTGGACCTCAGAGATGCCAACATGAAAAATGAATCGAACTGGAAATTAGAATACATCTTTACTAAAGCTTACGGCATTGAAGACTTGAAGCCAGAAAGCCTATATGAAATGGCCAAGCAGTTGTCTGTGCCACACAGCACACTGTTTGAGCAGTATTACAGTAACTTCATTGTGAGTTATGACAAAACCATTGTCTGTGAAGAGGGGTGCAAGACCTGCCAAGTATGTGCAATCCAATATTTGGATTACTCCTCATACACAGATTGTATCAGTCGGGAAGCAGCATGGAGATAA